In Mytilus galloprovincialis chromosome 1, xbMytGall1.hap1.1, whole genome shotgun sequence, the following are encoded in one genomic region:
- the LOC143059027 gene encoding intracellular hyaluronan-binding protein 4-like isoform X2 has translation MDSQYGIAVTNKFCLFDDDDDVDPYEILKQEEQKRTEALAKEKADKSKPTKKTKKTAPQTDNKTKLTEQNTQKKEEKVVPSQARTQQNERPPRSARQNRENREPREDRRPRRPEENSSMTNEPRDKPEGGFGNRMESRGGFSGRPRGRGGPRGRGRGGFDRGGFGGKREFERHSGSDRTGVKSMEKREGSGAHNWGTFKDDLDEEASKENEEPKESWNQGEDAENQDPNESTESTEQTVAEGEKTPKQLTLDEWKAQEEKKRLKTDFNLRKPNEGSDSSQLKGTAYKKQRNTSDDEEEEDDEEEYEEEDDHKSKSQLPIRITFNDSPRRGGRGGRRPRGGRGPRGSMGRGDRRGNSRDTAPRFDDEADFPSLVKSAA, from the exons ATGGACTCGCAATACGGCATAGCAGTGACTAATAAGTTCTGTCTTTTTGACGACGATGATGATGTCGATCCATATGAAATCCTGAAGCAAGAGGAACAGAAGAGAACCGAGGCTTTAGCGAAGGAGAAAGCTGACAAGTCCAAACCaactaaaaagacaaaaaagacagCACCACAAACTGATAACAAGACTAAATTGACAGAGCAAAACACACAAAAGAAAGAAG AAAAGGTGGTCCCATCCCAAGCGAGGACTCAGCAAAATGAAAGGCCTCCAAGGAGTGCTAGACAGAACAGAGAAAATAGAGAACCAAGGGAAGACAGACGGCCAAGAAGACCTGAAGAAAACTCATCTATGACTAATGAACCAAG AGACAAGCCAGAAGGTGGGTTTGGTAACAGGATGGAATCTAGAGGAGGATTTTCTGGCCGACCAAGAGGACGAGGTGGTCCTAGAGGCCGGGGGCGAGGTGGTTTTGATAGAGGAGGATTTGGTGGAAAACGTGAATTTGAAAGACACAGTGGAAGTGATAGAAC TGGTGTGAAGTCCATGGAGAAGAGAGAAGGAAGTGGAGCACACAACTGGGGAACCTTTAAAGATGATCTGGATGA AGAGGCAAGCAAAGAAAATGAAGAACCCAAAGAATCATGGAACCAAGGAGAAGATGCAGAAAACCAAGACCCTAA TGAAAGCACAGAATCAACTGAACAGACCGTTGCAGAAGGTGAGAAGACCCCAAAACAACTGACACTTGATGAATGGAAAGCCCAGGAAGAGAAAAAGAGATTAAAGACCGACTTCAATCTGAGGAAGCCTAATGAAGGATCGGATTCGTCCCAGTTAAAGGGTACTGCCTACAAGAAACAGAGAAATACCAGTGATGATGAGGAAGAGGAGGACGATGAGGAGGAATATGAAGAG gaGGATGACCACAAATCGAAGAGTCAACTTCCAATTAGGATTACCTTCAATGATTCTCCCAGAAGAGGAGGAAGGGGTGGTAGAAGGCCGCGTGGAGGAAGAGGTCCCAGGGGATCTATGGGTCGTGGAGACCGAAGAGGAAATTCTCGGGATACTGCTCCAAGATTTGACGATGAAGCAGACTTTCCAAGTCTGGTCAAATCTGCTGCATAG
- the LOC143059027 gene encoding intracellular hyaluronan-binding protein 4-like isoform X1 codes for MDSQYGIAVTNKFCLFDDDDDVDPYEILKQEEQKRTEALAKEKADKSKPTKKTKKTAPQTDNKTKLTEQNTQKKEEKVVPSQARTQQNERPPRSARQNRENREPREDRRPRRPEENSSMTNEPRDKPEGGFGNRMESRGGFSGRPRGRGGPRGRGRGGFDRGGFGGKREFERHSGSDRTSGVKSMEKREGSGAHNWGTFKDDLDEEASKENEEPKESWNQGEDAENQDPNESTESTEQTVAEGEKTPKQLTLDEWKAQEEKKRLKTDFNLRKPNEGSDSSQLKGTAYKKQRNTSDDEEEEDDEEEYEEEDDHKSKSQLPIRITFNDSPRRGGRGGRRPRGGRGPRGSMGRGDRRGNSRDTAPRFDDEADFPSLVKSAA; via the exons ATGGACTCGCAATACGGCATAGCAGTGACTAATAAGTTCTGTCTTTTTGACGACGATGATGATGTCGATCCATATGAAATCCTGAAGCAAGAGGAACAGAAGAGAACCGAGGCTTTAGCGAAGGAGAAAGCTGACAAGTCCAAACCaactaaaaagacaaaaaagacagCACCACAAACTGATAACAAGACTAAATTGACAGAGCAAAACACACAAAAGAAAGAAG AAAAGGTGGTCCCATCCCAAGCGAGGACTCAGCAAAATGAAAGGCCTCCAAGGAGTGCTAGACAGAACAGAGAAAATAGAGAACCAAGGGAAGACAGACGGCCAAGAAGACCTGAAGAAAACTCATCTATGACTAATGAACCAAG AGACAAGCCAGAAGGTGGGTTTGGTAACAGGATGGAATCTAGAGGAGGATTTTCTGGCCGACCAAGAGGACGAGGTGGTCCTAGAGGCCGGGGGCGAGGTGGTTTTGATAGAGGAGGATTTGGTGGAAAACGTGAATTTGAAAGACACAGTGGAAGTGATAGAAC CAGTGGTGTGAAGTCCATGGAGAAGAGAGAAGGAAGTGGAGCACACAACTGGGGAACCTTTAAAGATGATCTGGATGA AGAGGCAAGCAAAGAAAATGAAGAACCCAAAGAATCATGGAACCAAGGAGAAGATGCAGAAAACCAAGACCCTAA TGAAAGCACAGAATCAACTGAACAGACCGTTGCAGAAGGTGAGAAGACCCCAAAACAACTGACACTTGATGAATGGAAAGCCCAGGAAGAGAAAAAGAGATTAAAGACCGACTTCAATCTGAGGAAGCCTAATGAAGGATCGGATTCGTCCCAGTTAAAGGGTACTGCCTACAAGAAACAGAGAAATACCAGTGATGATGAGGAAGAGGAGGACGATGAGGAGGAATATGAAGAG gaGGATGACCACAAATCGAAGAGTCAACTTCCAATTAGGATTACCTTCAATGATTCTCCCAGAAGAGGAGGAAGGGGTGGTAGAAGGCCGCGTGGAGGAAGAGGTCCCAGGGGATCTATGGGTCGTGGAGACCGAAGAGGAAATTCTCGGGATACTGCTCCAAGATTTGACGATGAAGCAGACTTTCCAAGTCTGGTCAAATCTGCTGCATAG
- the LOC143059035 gene encoding uncharacterized protein LOC143059035, translating to MPSWGFKDESKPESIIEPASNMDRNSPDEDSADLEDYMKRGRPRAELITSLIFKGAVSHSGIRCHVCNRVFPREKSLQAHMRTHTGERPYLCDYPGCNKSFCQSGQLKTHQRLHTGEKPFLCTGEGCLMRFTHANRHCPDHPHASLQRISAKIAIEDLEKMRDAEANCDIRDWLDRQIGIRQDRGSYRSRLQKRFRPNPNENSNSPEPSLDDSNTSPEPSIDTQIYPQAYPHPVYLYHNNNNTEFSKDYTQKDYSPPMENPHIMKDTYRYQQMEENYYNLQQHYDPYNGYSMFNGVQPIEDCSTHQPISDFVTYQPVMDTDYGLHVPEEEIKCEPRELTLSEQTDKWISALALVELSHGMES from the exons ATGCCGTCGTGGGGATTTAAAGATGAAAGTAAACCAGAATCTATAATTGAACCAGCATCAAATATGGATAGGAATTCCCCTGATGAAGATTCAGCTGATTTGGAAGATTATATGAAGAGAGGACGTCCGAGGGCCGAGCTAATCACTTCATTGATCTTCAAAGGTGCAGTGTCCCATAGTGGAATACGTTGTCATGTGTGTAATCGGGTTTTTCCTCGAGAAAAATCTCTCCAAGCTCATATGAGAACGCATACAG GTGAGCGTCCATACTTGTGTGATTATCCAGGATGCAACAAATCCTTCTGTCAAAGTGGACAACTTAAAACCCACCAGAGGCTCCATACAGGAGAAAAACCATTTCTGTGTACGGGAGAAG GATGTCTAATGAGATTTACACATGCCAACAGACACTGTCCTGATCACCCTCATGCCTCACTACAGAGAATCTCAGCCAAAATAGCTATAGAAGACCTTGAGAAAATGAGGGATGCTGAAGCTAACTGTGACATCAGAGATTGGCTAGACAG GCAAATAGGCATTCGACAAGACAGAGGAAGTTACCGCTCACGTTTACAGAAACGATTCCGTCCAAATCCTAATGAAAACAGTAACTCCCCTGAACCATCGTTAGACGATAGCAATACTTCACCTGAACCAAGCATAGATACACAAATTTACCCACAAGCCTATCCACATCCTGTCTATCTATATCATAACAACAATAATACTGAATTCTCTAAAGATTATACTCAGAAAGACTATAGTCCACCAATGGAAAATCCTCATATCATGAAAGACACTTACAGATATCAACAAATGGAGGAGAATTACTATAACCTACAACAGCACTATGATCCTTATAATGGATACAGTATGTTCAATGGTGTTCAACCAATAGAAGACTGTAGTACACATCAACCAATCAGTGACTTTGTTACATACCAACCTGTGATGGATACAGATTATGGCCTCCATGTTCCTGAAGAAGAAATCAAATGTGAACCAAGAGAACTGACTCTTAGTGAACAAACGGACAAATGGATATCGGCTTTAGCGTTGGTAGAATTATCTCATGGCATGGAGTCATAA